The DNA window AGGGTCACTTTCAAGGATTACGGTTTTTTTGTTCCTCTTAATTCAGCAGGAAATTCAGTAGTTATGGAAGGTGTAGCAAAATTAGATACGGTTGAAGTTGATATATTAAAGCATTATGCTGAAGATGCCGGAAAGACTCAAGATGAAATCGATGCCATTACCGAACCCGAAATCAAACTGGCATTTGAAGCCGTCGGTGTAAAAATCAAGGAAAAGATCTAAATCAGGTCTTTTCTTTATTCCTAAATAATTAATTCTAAATGGGTAAATTTCATTTACTCCTAATTGTATATTGTCTTTGCCTTTTTGATTTAAAGGCTCAGAAAATTAGCTATACGGTAGATTTAAGAGAGCCTCATAAAAACACTTACCGGGTCAGCCTTGAGTTAGACTACAAAAATGCTCCTGATACTGTGGTTTTAAAAATGGCCACATGGACACCCGGATCTTATTTGATAAGAGAATTCGCCAAACATGTAAATAGTTATTCTGCCAGCAATAGAAAAGGCGAAAAACTTCATTCCTACAAAAAAGACAAAAACACATGGGTCGTACATAACGATGGACAAAAAATCATTGTTTTTAACTATTCGGTCTATGCCCATGAACTAAGCGTTCGCACTACTTTTCTCAATGGGGATTTAGGATTGATTAATGGCACAGCTTTGTACATTTATCCTGATAATGTTTTGGATAAAAATGCGGACGTTCAATTTATCCTGCCGAAATCATGGAATATTTCAACAACTCTGCCTCTTATTGATGAAAAGGAAAACATTTATAAGTCAATCAATTACGACCAGTTGTTTGATTGTCCCGTTTTATTGGGAAAACACAATGAATTTGCTTTTGAGGCCAAAGGGGTAAAACACCGGATGGCAATAAATTCTACCACTTTTTACGATCCGGAAATACTAAAAGAGGACATAAGCAAAATTGTAGAGGCGCAGACTGAAATATTTAATGATAATCCCAATAAGGAATATCTATTTATTGTTATTGCCCGAAAATACGATGGAGGCGGCCTGGAACACAAAAACAGCACTACTTTAATTATTGACAGATTCAATCTGGCCAAAGAATCCTCTTACAGACAATTTTTAGGTTTAGTGGCGCATGAGTATTTCCATTTATGGAATGTTAAACGCCTGCGGCCATTGGAGTTGGGGCCATTTGACTATGAAAAAGAAAACTATACCGATCTTTTATGGGTAATGGAGGGCTTCACTTCATATTACGGTACAAAAACCCTTATCAGAATTGGAGAAAGTGAAGAAAATTCATTCTTCAGACGAATTGCAAATTCATGGGAAAGAGAATATCTAAGACCGGGAGCAAAAATTCAGAGTATTGCGGAATCGAGTCTGGATGCATGGATAAAATTTTACAGAGATGATGAAAATGATTATAACGCCACAGTCTCCTATTATGGCCGTGGATTTTTAATGGCAGCGATGCTGGAAATGTTAATTGTTCGGGAAAGCAATGCAGAATATAGTCTTGATGAATTGATGAAAAGACTATATGAAAAATACCATATATCCAATTCCAGAGGCTTTACTATGAAAGAATTCATTAAAGAGATTAATGATTTATGCGACAAGGATTATTCGGGGTTCTTCAAAAAATACATTTATGACACTCAAATACCACCTTTAGACAGTATTATGCGACCATTTGGTTATGAGGTTAAATTTGAAACATCCTCAAATTCAGAATGGGGATTCAGGGTTAAAAATGAAGACGAGCATTATAAAATTAATAGGATTATTTCGGGAACACCGGCTCATAAAGCTGGGCTAAATGTTGACGATGAAATAATCGCAATCGACAGTTTTGCCTTTGATATGCGTAAATTGGCCTTTTTCGCCGAGTATTATCCAGACAATTATAGTTTGGATTTTGTAGTAATTCGCGATGATATCCTTAAAAAAATATCTTTAATGACCCCTGAAGCCACAAAAAATACACTCGAAATCAGTCAAATTCCTGAGTTAAATGAAGATGAAGTAAGGTTTCGAAAGAAAATGTTGTTTAATAATTGATTGATTCAAGTATATAAAGGTATATTTGTCAAAGTCAAAATTTTCTTATTTTTAGCTCCATAAATCGTTCTGGTATGAAAAAATTAATCCGTGTCTCATTTTCCGTTTTATTGTCTTTTTACATGATTTCATGTGGATCGGGAGATTCGAGCCAAGAAAAAGAAAAGGACCTTGAAGATGTAGTTGTGGATCAGGTAGATCCCGAATTCAAAGAAGAATTTAAAGCGGCAATTAAAAAGTTGCCATCTCCATTGGAGATTTCACAGTTTATAAACAGTACCGGAGCGGCTTATAATAGAGAAATATTAAACCCATATGAGGATGTGGATAAATACATGACCACCAATCAGAAAAAAGCATTGAATCTCGGAATTTATGTAGCTGACTTGGGTTATTCATGTGCTTATTATGTGCAGGAAGATATTATTCAGTATGTAAACGCAGTTAAAGTAGTATCCGATCAACTGGGTGTTTCCGGAGCATTTGGACAGGAAAAAATTGCAAAATTTGAGCAAAGCCTTCCAAACAAAGATTCCCTTATTAAAGTCGTTACTGAAAATATTTATCTAACCGACGATATTCTTATTGAAAATGACAAATTAGATATGACTGCCTTGATTCTGGCGGGTAGTTTTATCGAAGGATTGCATATTTCTACATCGATTGTTAAAAATTATCCCAATGACCTTCCTGATGAATTCAGGTTTCAAATTCTTAACCCAATCATCACAGAAATAGATGAGCAAGAAGAGACATTGGCATTGCTTCTTGATATCATGAGCAATTTTGAAGATAATGAAGCCATAGATCAAATGGAATCAAGACTCGCTGAATTAAATGATGTTTATTCAGGAATAAAAGAAAACAAAGCTCAGGTCCCCGAAAGTGAGGATGTGAATGCAGATGCCGGTATGATGGTTGAGCCTGTTTTGAATAAGGAACAATTGGAAATGATCACTAACAAAGTTGTTGAAATTCGAAATGTAATTATCAGCTAAGGATTTATTGCAATTTATTTTTTTAAGCACCGTCGAAAGCGGTGCTTTTCTTTTTTTCAGCAACGAAAAGTACTTTTATTAATCAGCTTTAAGCTTGATATTCGTACTTTAATTCAAGTCAATGAATCCTGAACACGCCAAACGCCGGATAGAAGAATTAAGCGATAAAGTCAATTACTACAACGAGCAATATTACATCTACGATAAATCAGAAATATCTGATTATGAATTTGATCAATTGCTTAATGAGCTCAACAATCTTGAAATAGAATTTCCTCAATACAAACTTCCGCATTCTCCTACCAGCCGTGTCGGCGGTGATATAACCAAAAAATTTGCGGTTGTTAAACATGAATACCCGATGCTCTCACTTGCCAATACTTATACATTTGAAGAGCTTGAAGAATTTGATAAAAGAGTAAAAAAGGACCTGGGCCTCGAACAGGTCGATTATTTCTGTGAATTAAAATTTGACGGAGTTGCGATTAGTGTTATATACGAGAATGGAATATTAACACGTGCCATTACGCGCGGGGATGGCGTTCAGGGTGACGAAATCACGGCCAATGTCAAAACCATCAAATCTTTACCTTTAAAGATTCAAATTAGCGATTTTCCCAAAAAATTTGAAGTTCGTGGAGAAGTGTTTTTTACCAAGTCGGAATTTGAAAAATTGAATAAATCACGTGAGGATCAGGGTGAAGATTTATATGCCAATCCAAGAAATACGGCATCGGGTACATTAAAAATGCAGGATTCAACAATTGTAGCTTCAAGAAACCTGCAATGCTATTTATACTATTTACTAGGAGAAGATCTAAATATAGAAAAACATGAAGATGGCATTAAAAATCTCGAAAAATGGGGTTTTAATGTTTCTGACAGCTATAGACTATGCAATGGCATTGAAGCCATACGTAACTATATAAACGAATGGGAACACAAGCGTTTTGAATTGCCGGTTGAGACCGATGGGATTGTAATAAAAGTAAACTCAATCAAGCTTCAAAATAAACTCGGAACAACCGCAAAAAGCCCAAGGTGGGCCATAGCTTATAAATACAAAGCAGAATCTTCGATTACAGAATTATTAAAAGTGACCTATCAGGTGGGAAGAACCGGAGCCATTACGCCTGTGGCAAATTTATATCCTGTTTTGCTGGCAGGCACAACGGTAAAAAGAGCCTCATTGCACAATGCCAACGAAATTAAAAGACTTGATCTTCATGAAGGCGACTTTGTTCATGTTGAAAAAGGCGGCGAAATAATCCCAAAAATCACGGGTGTTGATAAGAGCAAACGATCAAAAACAGCTAAAAAAATAAATTACATCAGCAAATGCCCGGAATGCGGTACAGCGCTTGTAAGAAACGAAGGTGAGGCCCAGCATTATTGTCCGAACGATATCTATTGTCCTCCTCAAAAAAGAGGCAGAATCGAACATTTTGTATCAAAGAATGCCATGGATATTGATTCCTTGGGTTCGGAAACAATAACAGGATTGCTCGATAAGGAATTAATAAAGGACATTGCTGATTTGTATTATCTTAAATATGAAGACTTAGAAAATCTTGAATTTGAAGCATATTCAGAAAAAAAAGGTGAAGTCATTAAAAGAAGGCTTTTGGAAAAATCAGCTCGAAACCTTATCAATGGTATTGAGGCATCAAAAAAACAACCGTTCGAACGTGTACTTTTCGGTTTGGGAATTCGATTTGTAGGTCAAACGGTAGCTGAAAATCTATCCAATCATTTTCAAAATATAGAAAAGTTATCAAATGCCAGCACCGAAGAATTAATTGAAGTACAGGATATTGGAACAAGGATTGCAGAATCGCTTAGGGCCTATTTCAATGATAAAATGCATTTGGACCTCGTAAAGCGATTAAAAAATGCAGGTTTAAATTTTGAAATTAAAGAGGATAATACAGGTAGTAATGCATTGAATGGCGCAAAAATTGTAGTTTCAGGCGTTTTTGAAAATTTTTCAAGAGACGGAATTAAAAAATCGGTAAAAATTAATGGTGGAAAATTAGTCAGCAGCATTTCTTCGCAAACCGATTTTATATTGGCAGGTGAGAATATGGGGCCGGCCAAGCTCAAGAAAGCCGAAGATCTGGGTATAAAAATTATAAATGAAGAAGAATATCTTAAAATGATAGAAGAGAAATGATCGGAGAAAGATTTTTAAAATGGAAATTAAAATGGAACAAGCATTTCTCCTATCTTAAAAGAGAAAGTAAAGCCTATTCCCAGGCAAAAAAAATTGGAATAATTATCAAAAACGACAATCCCAAATACAATGAAGGGATTGAGAAGATGGTAAGAAATTATATCAATGAAGGCAAAATGGTCGAGGTGCTTTGTTATCAGATCAATATTGTTAATTCAAAATACAATTTCCCTTTCTTTAGTTTTAGCAAAAAAGAACTCAAATGGAATGGCGAAATTGAAAACAGTCACTTTAAAAAACTAATTGAAACAAAATATGATTATCTAATTAGCATATCGGATGAAATGGATATTGTTTTGGAATATATGTTAAAAAAATCACCGGCTCTTTTGAGAATAGGAAACGCGGGAGTGCATAAGCCGGAACATGTCGATCTGATGGTACAAAAAGGAAACGATAAAAATTTATCTGAACTGGCTGTTCATATTTTTGAATACTCTAAAAAATTAAAATAAATGGTCTTAAAAGGTACCGGTGTAGCACTTGTTACTCCTTTCGATAAAAATTTGAGTATCGATTACTCCGCCTTACAAGGATTACTGGATTTTGTAAGTAAGGGTGTTGAATATCTTGTAGTTCAGGGCACAACAGGTGAGTCGCCGACTTTGAGTCTTAAAGAAAAGCAAGAGATATTAAAATTTGTAAAAGATAATAATGACGACAAGCTTCCAATAGTTTATGGAATTGGTGGGAACAATACCAATGAAGTGATAAGTCAAATTAATTCAACTGACCTGTCCGGTGTTGAAGCCATTTTATCCGTAAGCCCTTATTACAATAAGCCATCTCAATCTGCGCTAATACGCCATTATACCATGATAGCTGATGTATCTCCGGTTCCAGTAATATTGTACAATGTTCCCGGGAGAACAGGCGGCAATTTAAACGCCGGCACAACGCTTGAATTATCAAAGCACAATAATATAATCGGAATTAAAGAGGCCTCAGGAAATATGGATCAGATTACAGAGATCGCATTGAACAAAGAAGATTCCTTTTTATTAATATCCGGTGATGATATGCTTACAGTGCCTATGATCAGTCTTGGAGCTGCTGGGGTAATATCTGTTATATCTAATGCATTCCCGATGGAATTCGGAGATTTGGTAAGAAAAGCCCTGGAGGGAGATTTTAAGTCGGAACGGCCTAATTACAGAATTTTAAACAGGATCAATCCTTTACTCTATAAAGAATCAAATCCGGTGGGAATCAAGCAAGTCCTTAAATCAATGGGTATTTGTGAAGGCTATTGCAGGCCACCATTATTTGAAGCTTCAGAAAACTTACAGAAAGAAATAAAAATGGTATTAAAAAAATAAAGGAGCCAATTTCTTGACTCCTCTATTTTATATCCAAACGAAAGATAATTTACTTACTGTTTTTGATATCCTGTACTTCCTTTCTGATTTCCTGCGCTAGGTTCTTAAGTTCTTGCATACCCTTTCTTACTCGGGTACCTGCGGCCTGGTTTTCTTTATCATAGAACTTTTGGAAGTCAGCCTCAAGTGACATAACTAAATCTCTTATTTGATCAAATCTTTTCATTTTACTTTATTTTAATTATCGTGATAAACTTAATCCTCGCTAAAAATAGAAATTTAATGATAGCGTTCAAACAAAACACAGCAAAATATTAATTTTTATCAATATTTAGCTCTTTTCTAGTTGATGATTGACCTCTTTGTAGTCTCCTTCTTTCAATTTAACCGCTATTTTCTCAAAGGCAGCAATTGTTTCATCAACATCTGAAATGGAATGAACAGCGGTTGGTATCAATCTCAACATGATCACATCCTTTGGTACCACCGGATATATTACTATAGAACAAAAGATATTGAAGTTCTCCCTTAAATCCATTGTCAGTTGAGCGGCTTCCTGAGGGCCTCCACTTAATATGACAGGAGTTACCGGAGAATTCGTTTGGCCAATATTAAATCCTCTTTCTTTTAGTCCTGTTTGTAGTGCATTTACAACCTTCCAAAGGTTTTCCTTTAGTTCGGGTTTTGATTTAAGCAATTCAAGTCTTTTCAAATTTCCAATCACGATAGGCATTGGCAAGGATTTTGCGAAAATCTGTGATCTGGTATTGTATCTTAAATAATCAATAACATTTTCATTGCTGGCAGCAAATGCACCTATGCTTGCCATGGATTTTGCAAAAGTTGAAAAATAGATGTCAATTCCATCCTGACAGCCCTGATGTTCACCTGCACCGGCACCGGTTTTTCCAAGCGTTCCAAATCCGTGAGCATCATCCACCAATAAGCGGAAATCGTATTTTTTCTTTAAATCAACTATCTCTTTAAGTTTTCCCTGATTTCCGGACATCCCAAAAACACCTTCGGTGATGACCAATATACCACCACCTGATTCTGAGGCTATTCGCTCTGCTCTTTTCAATTGCTTTTCGCAAGCTTCAATATCATTATGTGCATATACAAATCGTTTGCCCGGATGCATTCTCAATCCATCGATAATACAGGCATGTGCTTCACTGTCATAAACCACCACATCGCGTCTGTCAAGTAATGCGTCAATTATAGACATGATTCCCTGATAACCGTAATTCAATAGAATTGAATCTTCTTTGCCGACAAAACTTGCCAATTCAGATTCCAACTGTTCGTGAATTGTAGAATTACCCGACATCATTCTTGCACCCATCGGATAAGCCAAACCCCAGTCCTCACTTGCTTGAGAGTCTGCTTTTCTAATTTCAGGGTGATTGGCAAGGCCCAAATAATTATTCAAACTCCATGTCAATACTTCTTTTCCTCTAAATACCATTCGAGGAGCTATTTCTCCTTCTAGTTTAGGGAATGCAAAATAACCATGAGCAAAATTGGAGTACTTTCCAAGGGGCCCTCTGTCTTGTTGTAATTTTTCAAATAAATCCACGATAAAAAATTTAATTTCGTCTTCTCTAGGCTGCAAAGCTAAGATGAAAACTAAGATTCTCAAATTAGCGCATTCTGAAATATATTTAATTTTAAGCTTCAGAAATAGTAAATCTTATTTATTTTTCACTTTATATGACAAAGATTAAAAAGATATTAATTGCAAACAGGGGTGAAATCGCGCTCAGAGTGATTAGAACAGCGAAAGAGATGGGAATAAAAACCGTTGCCGTTTACAGCGATGTCGACCGGGAATCTCTACATGTTTTTCACGCCGACGAGGCAGTTCACATCGGGGCCTCTCCTTCAAGCGAGTCATATCTCAATATAGATAAAATTATTAATGCCGCTAAAAGCCGAAATGTTGATGCCATTCATCCCGGTTATGGCTTTCTTTCTGAGAATGCAAAATTTGCAATCGCTATTGAAGATGCGGGAATGATATTCATAGGCCCTTCTGCCCATTCCATTGAAATAATGGGAAGTAAATTAGCAGCAAAAGAAGCTGTCGCTAAATATGATATCCCACTCATCCCAGGTTCAAAGGGGGCGATTTCTGATGTAAATGAGGCAAAAAAGATCGCTAAAGATATTGGCTTTCCAATTTTGATTAAAGCAAGTGCCGGCGGAGGTGGAAAAGGAATGAGAATTGTCGAAAAAGAAGCCGATCTGGATGAACAGATGCAAAGAGCTATTAGCGAAGCCAAATCTGCATTTGGCGACGGTTCCGTTTTTATCGAAAAATATGTTAGCAAGCCTCGTCATATAGAATTTCAAATAATGGGAGATAAACACGGAAACGTGGTGCATTTATTTGAGAGGGAGTGCTCAATACAAAGAAGACATCAAAAAGTGGTAGAAGAAGCACCATCAGCAGTACTGACACCTGAAATACGTGCTAAAATGGGTGAAGCGGCTAAAAATGTGGCCAAGGCCTGCAATTATTATAATGCTGGAACTGTAGAATTTGTAATGGATGCAGATTTGAATTTTTATTTCCTTGAAATGAACACAAGACTCCAGGTTGAACATCCGGTTACAGAAATGATCACCAGGCTTGATCTCGTAAAGGAACAGATCAAAATTGCAGAAGGAGAAAAATTGAGTTTTTCACAGGATGAGGTAAAAATGTACGGCCATTCTGTTGAAGTAAGAGTATATGCTGAAGACCCGGAAAATAATTTTTTACCTGATACCGGAACATTGGAAACCTATATTCGCCCTCAGGGGAATGGGGTTCGTCTGGACGATGGATTTAGAGAAGGTCAGGCCATTCCAATATTTTATGATCCAATGATTGCGAAATTAGTGAGTTATGGCCACGATCGCGCTGAAGCCATTGATAAAATGCGAAGGGCAATTGATGAATATAAAATCACCGGCTTGAGTACCACTCTTTCTTTTGGAAAATTCGTCATGGACCACGAAGCCTTTTTATCCGGACATTTTGATACTAATTTTGTGAATAAATATTTTAAACCCAATGAGCAAAAAGTGTATTCCAACAATTCTAAATGTCATAAAATTGCAGCTGCATTAACACAAACCATATTTGACGAAAAAAGACCGCAAAAAACAGGCGTAGGTAAAATCGCCGGTACTGCGCAGGGAAAAACCTGGAAAAACAGATTAAACTAAATTTAAATGCCTGAAATACAGCCTATCAAGGCTTGGAGATACAATAAGGAGTTATCTGAAAAAATCGATGAACTCACTTCCCCGCTTTTTGATGTTGTTTCACAAAAACAAAGGGAAAAACTATATCAGAATCCTTTAAACAGCATTCATCTTTCAGTACCCAAGGGAGATGATCCTTTTCAAACTGCCTATGATACCTTTAAGGAATGGAAAGAAAAGGGCATTTTATTAAAGGACCCTATTCCTGCTATTTATGTATATTATCAATATTTTTCTTTCCCGGGGAGTGAAGAGGAATTTTGCCGCAAGGGCTTTGTTTGCAATATCAAAGCACATTATTGGCATGAAAATAGAATTCTGCGACATGAAAATACCATTCCGGAAGCTGTCAACGACCGGATTCAACTCCTTGAAAAAACACAGCTCAATGTTAGCCCAACACACGGTCTTTATAAAGATGATGATTTTATCCTTGAAAAATTTATGGATGAAAGTATGAAAGCCCCTCTTTATGAAACAGAAGATTATCAGGGAGTAAGAGATGTTTTAAGCGTTATTCACGATCAGGAAATAATTGAACATTTTCAAAAAACCATAAAAGGAAGACAAATTATACTCGCCGATGGCCACCATCGCTATGAAAGTTCACTTGTCTATCGGAAAAAAATGGAGAATCAATATCCTGATTCAAAAGGAAATGAACCATACAATTATCACTTGATATATTTAACTAATTCCAGTTCTGATCATTTAAGAATATTACCTACCCACAGATTAGTTAAAAACCTTCCGACTATTGATGAAAATGACATTCTTAGAAAACTTGAAAACTATTTTACCATTAGAGAACTGGAAGATCCTTATGATGTGAACCAGATTATTGCAGGTAAGAAGTTTGCCTTTGGTCTGATTTTCAATAATGCGACCTATAAAATCAGACTCAAAGAAGGATTGGAAAAAACCATTAGCTGGAAATTTCCTGATGTAATTAAGAATCTGGATTTGACCGTATTACACTATTTCTTTATTGAAAAAGTACTGGAAATTAAGGGAAAGGACCAGCGCACGGATACGCATTTGGAGTTTGAACGAAATTTTTCAACCTGTTTGTCAAAAGTTCAGAAAGGGGAAGCGCAAATAGCATTAATCACCAACGATATTAAAATGCATGAAATTCTTGATGTTTGTCATTCTGGATTTACAATGCCACAGAAAAGTACCTATTTCTATCCCAAAGCGATATGTGGGTTTTTATTTAATTCAATCGCCGAATATTAAGCCAGGACTTTCCAATCGGAATAATGACCCTCACAGTATCTTTTACAAGAGATTTTATGATGCATGACTCCCGGTTTGATAATGCTATTTCCTAAAAACATTCTGACACATTCCTGAATACCTTCAATAATTGATGGATGCGGGTGAATTAGTTCGGCCAGTTCTTCTATGCCTTTTCCTGTAGCAATAAGCAAAGCAACAGCTTGAATAGCACTAGATGCATGTTCTCCAAGTGCGCGCATGCCCAATATTTTCATCTCATCATCATCAGTTACCAGGATTTTAAAAAATCCCTGGGTGTTTCTCATTGCTATGGCCCTCGCAATGCATTCAAAACCCAAACTCACTACCTTATAATTTATCCCCTGTTTTTGAGCCATTTGTTCATTCATTCCCACCCCTGCAGTTTCAGGATTTAAAAACATTATTGTAGAAATATTATCATACATCATGCTCTTTTTGGGCTTCCCGTATATTTTTTCAACTGCATATCGGCCTTCCAACTCTCCAACATTTACAAGCGCAATGTCCGCGGTTAAATCACCGACGGCATAGATATTTTTTATACTTGTTTGCGTGTCTCCATCAATGATGTGTCCCCGATCACTCATTTTGATTCCTACACGCCCCAAGCCCAATCCCTCAATATTCGGAACTCTTCCAATCGAAATAAGAGCTTTCTCCACTCTGAATTTGTTGATCTTACCGTTGATGCGAGAAATGGTTTCGTATTCTACCTCCCCATCCACTATTTTCATGGAGTTGAGATCGGTATTTCTGTGAATAATAACTCCTTTTTTCTCAAGATTTTCTTCTATAATGCTTGTAATATCCGAGTCTTCAAAAGGTAGAATTCTTTTATCTCTTGCTATGATGTGAACTTCGGTTTCGCCAAAATTGCTAAAGATTGTTGCGAATTCGCAACCTATCACTCCGGCCCCTACAATTAATAGGCTTTTCGGGTAGTTTTCGAATGAATTAATACCATCACTTGTTACAATAATTTTTTCATCTATTGGTATGTCCTTTATATAACGAGGCCTTGAACCTGTAGCCAATACAATGTTTTCACCCCAAACAACAAATTCTTCATTTTCGGTTAAAATGGATACCTCATTTTTTGTCTGCAGACTTGCAGTTCCTTTAATACTGGTAAAAGCTGAATTGTTTAAATTTCTGAGCCAGGCTATTTGTTCTTCAAGAATATTATTTCGCTCTTTAGCAGCACGATCCACGCTGGCTTTTATTCTTTTGAATGGAACATCCGGAGCTGTTACATTAAAGGTTTTAAGATTTTCATGATAGGCCAAAGCCTGCCTTG is part of the Hyphobacterium sp. CCMP332 genome and encodes:
- a CDS encoding DUF1015 domain-containing protein; this encodes MPEIQPIKAWRYNKELSEKIDELTSPLFDVVSQKQREKLYQNPLNSIHLSVPKGDDPFQTAYDTFKEWKEKGILLKDPIPAIYVYYQYFSFPGSEEEFCRKGFVCNIKAHYWHENRILRHENTIPEAVNDRIQLLEKTQLNVSPTHGLYKDDDFILEKFMDESMKAPLYETEDYQGVRDVLSVIHDQEIIEHFQKTIKGRQIILADGHHRYESSLVYRKKMENQYPDSKGNEPYNYHLIYLTNSSSDHLRILPTHRLVKNLPTIDENDILRKLENYFTIRELEDPYDVNQIIAGKKFAFGLIFNNATYKIRLKEGLEKTISWKFPDVIKNLDLTVLHYFFIEKVLEIKGKDQRTDTHLEFERNFSTCLSKVQKGEAQIALITNDIKMHEILDVCHSGFTMPQKSTYFYPKAICGFLFNSIAEY
- a CDS encoding M61 family metallopeptidase, which translates into the protein MGKFHLLLIVYCLCLFDLKAQKISYTVDLREPHKNTYRVSLELDYKNAPDTVVLKMATWTPGSYLIREFAKHVNSYSASNRKGEKLHSYKKDKNTWVVHNDGQKIIVFNYSVYAHELSVRTTFLNGDLGLINGTALYIYPDNVLDKNADVQFILPKSWNISTTLPLIDEKENIYKSINYDQLFDCPVLLGKHNEFAFEAKGVKHRMAINSTTFYDPEILKEDISKIVEAQTEIFNDNPNKEYLFIVIARKYDGGGLEHKNSTTLIIDRFNLAKESSYRQFLGLVAHEYFHLWNVKRLRPLELGPFDYEKENYTDLLWVMEGFTSYYGTKTLIRIGESEENSFFRRIANSWEREYLRPGAKIQSIAESSLDAWIKFYRDDENDYNATVSYYGRGFLMAAMLEMLIVRESNAEYSLDELMKRLYEKYHISNSRGFTMKEFIKEINDLCDKDYSGFFKKYIYDTQIPPLDSIMRPFGYEVKFETSSNSEWGFRVKNEDEHYKINRIISGTPAHKAGLNVDDEIIAIDSFAFDMRKLAFFAEYYPDNYSLDFVVIRDDILKKISLMTPEATKNTLEISQIPELNEDEVRFRKKMLFNN
- a CDS encoding 4-hydroxy-tetrahydrodipicolinate synthase, encoding MVLKGTGVALVTPFDKNLSIDYSALQGLLDFVSKGVEYLVVQGTTGESPTLSLKEKQEILKFVKDNNDDKLPIVYGIGGNNTNEVISQINSTDLSGVEAILSVSPYYNKPSQSALIRHYTMIADVSPVPVILYNVPGRTGGNLNAGTTLELSKHNNIIGIKEASGNMDQITEIALNKEDSFLLISGDDMLTVPMISLGAAGVISVISNAFPMEFGDLVRKALEGDFKSERPNYRILNRINPLLYKESNPVGIKQVLKSMGICEGYCRPPLFEASENLQKEIKMVLKK
- a CDS encoding histone H1, which produces MKRFDQIRDLVMSLEADFQKFYDKENQAAGTRVRKGMQELKNLAQEIRKEVQDIKNSK
- a CDS encoding aminotransferase class I/II-fold pyridoxal phosphate-dependent enzyme → MDLFEKLQQDRGPLGKYSNFAHGYFAFPKLEGEIAPRMVFRGKEVLTWSLNNYLGLANHPEIRKADSQASEDWGLAYPMGARMMSGNSTIHEQLESELASFVGKEDSILLNYGYQGIMSIIDALLDRRDVVVYDSEAHACIIDGLRMHPGKRFVYAHNDIEACEKQLKRAERIASESGGGILVITEGVFGMSGNQGKLKEIVDLKKKYDFRLLVDDAHGFGTLGKTGAGAGEHQGCQDGIDIYFSTFAKSMASIGAFAASNENVIDYLRYNTRSQIFAKSLPMPIVIGNLKRLELLKSKPELKENLWKVVNALQTGLKERGFNIGQTNSPVTPVILSGGPQEAAQLTMDLRENFNIFCSIVIYPVVPKDVIMLRLIPTAVHSISDVDETIAAFEKIAVKLKEGDYKEVNHQLEKS
- the accC gene encoding acetyl-CoA carboxylase biotin carboxylase subunit codes for the protein MTKIKKILIANRGEIALRVIRTAKEMGIKTVAVYSDVDRESLHVFHADEAVHIGASPSSESYLNIDKIINAAKSRNVDAIHPGYGFLSENAKFAIAIEDAGMIFIGPSAHSIEIMGSKLAAKEAVAKYDIPLIPGSKGAISDVNEAKKIAKDIGFPILIKASAGGGGKGMRIVEKEADLDEQMQRAISEAKSAFGDGSVFIEKYVSKPRHIEFQIMGDKHGNVVHLFERECSIQRRHQKVVEEAPSAVLTPEIRAKMGEAAKNVAKACNYYNAGTVEFVMDADLNFYFLEMNTRLQVEHPVTEMITRLDLVKEQIKIAEGEKLSFSQDEVKMYGHSVEVRVYAEDPENNFLPDTGTLETYIRPQGNGVRLDDGFREGQAIPIFYDPMIAKLVSYGHDRAEAIDKMRRAIDEYKITGLSTTLSFGKFVMDHEAFLSGHFDTNFVNKYFKPNEQKVYSNNSKCHKIAAALTQTIFDEKRPQKTGVGKIAGTAQGKTWKNRLN
- the ligA gene encoding NAD-dependent DNA ligase LigA; this translates as MNPEHAKRRIEELSDKVNYYNEQYYIYDKSEISDYEFDQLLNELNNLEIEFPQYKLPHSPTSRVGGDITKKFAVVKHEYPMLSLANTYTFEELEEFDKRVKKDLGLEQVDYFCELKFDGVAISVIYENGILTRAITRGDGVQGDEITANVKTIKSLPLKIQISDFPKKFEVRGEVFFTKSEFEKLNKSREDQGEDLYANPRNTASGTLKMQDSTIVASRNLQCYLYYLLGEDLNIEKHEDGIKNLEKWGFNVSDSYRLCNGIEAIRNYINEWEHKRFELPVETDGIVIKVNSIKLQNKLGTTAKSPRWAIAYKYKAESSITELLKVTYQVGRTGAITPVANLYPVLLAGTTVKRASLHNANEIKRLDLHEGDFVHVEKGGEIIPKITGVDKSKRSKTAKKINYISKCPECGTALVRNEGEAQHYCPNDIYCPPQKRGRIEHFVSKNAMDIDSLGSETITGLLDKELIKDIADLYYLKYEDLENLEFEAYSEKKGEVIKRRLLEKSARNLINGIEASKKQPFERVLFGLGIRFVGQTVAENLSNHFQNIEKLSNASTEELIEVQDIGTRIAESLRAYFNDKMHLDLVKRLKNAGLNFEIKEDNTGSNALNGAKIVVSGVFENFSRDGIKKSVKINGGKLVSSISSQTDFILAGENMGPAKLKKAEDLGIKIINEEEYLKMIEEK